DNA from Nitriliruptor alkaliphilus DSM 45188:
TGGCACGGCACCAGGGGCCAGGCCGCCGCGCGCTGCAGGAGATGAGGTGCCATCGTCTCGAGCCAGGCAGCGAGCCTCGGCGGAAGCGCTGCCGTGCTCGCCTCCGCGAGGGTGGCAGCGAGGAGGGAGCTGGCGGAGCCGGAGCGCTCGGCGCGTGCCAGATCGGTGTACCCAGCCAGCAGCGTCACGATCGCGTCGAGCCGGCGGTCCGGTTCATCGACGTCGGCGAGCGTGGCCCCCTCGATGAGCTCCTCGACGAAGTACCTGCCGCTGGCGTGCACCTCGAACGACGCGATGCGTACGTGGGGCGCCATCCGCGTCGGCACGTCGATGCGGGCGGCGGCGACCGGACCGCGCGGGATGCGCAGGACCCGCTGTCGCTCCAGATCGAACAGGACGGTCTCCGGGGTGTACGAGCTGGGCAGACGGATGGAGTACCGGCCGACGTGGTCGAGATCCGTGCCGGTACCTGGCCGTTGGCGACGGATCCAGACCAGCGAGAGCAGCACGCGAACGACGTGCTTCGTGAGACCTCGGATGCCGGTGGCGCGGGAGCCGATGCCCGCTCGCTTCGACCGTGCGAGGTGCTCCGGCGGGTTTCCCCTCCAGTGGTGAGCCATCTTCGGGTTCGCTGTCACCCACAACCCAGGGCGTAGCAGCCGCGCGTCGCGCTTCAGGTCAGCCCGGTGTTCCCGCTGTGCGCGC
Protein-coding regions in this window:
- a CDS encoding phosphotransferase yields the protein MLLSLVWIRRQRPGTGTDLDHVGRYSIRLPSSYTPETVLFDLERQRVLRIPRGPVAAARIDVPTRMAPHVRIASFEVHASGRYFVEELIEGATLADVDEPDRRLDAIVTLLAGYTDLARAERSGSASSLLAATLAEASTAALPPRLAAWLETMAPHLLQRAAAWPLVPCHADLTADNVMIRDGEPVLIDFEWARHLPFFYDPLWLILREASDGRGHDLLEACLDGRLDPAISALCDAAASPPEDVTTLLVTTLLMRCYTAATKHGVTDRDRFERHIARGWTALDAHVDVRSSAGDDKSSGAPQT